A stretch of DNA from Nitratireductor thuwali:
CAGCGTGAGGGCCAGTCCGGTCGCGACCTGGTTGGTCACCAGCGTCAGCGTCAGGAACCCGAAAAGCAGCGAGACCAGCGCGCCGACGATGATCGCGGCGAAGACGCCGAGCCAGGGAGAGCCGGTCGTGAGCGCGACGGCGAACCCCGTGATCGCTCCCATGATCATCATGCCCTCCACGCCCAGATTGAGGACGCCCGACCGCTCCACCACCAGTTCGCCGATCGCCGCTATCAGCAGTGGCGTGGCGGCGGTGGCTACGGTGATCAGTATGGACTCAAGCATGTTTCTCGACCCTTTCGCCGGCCGGCGCGGCGGCGGGGGCCGGCGCCGGCTTCACAAGGCGGATGCGGTAATGGATGAGCGTGTCGCAGGCCAGGACGAAGAACAGCAGCATGCCCTGGAAGGCGCGCGCCACCTTATCGGTAACGCCGATGGATATCTGCGCGGCCTCGCCCCCGAGATAGGAAAGCGCCAGAACCAGGCCCGCCGCGACGATGCCCAGCGGGTTGAGACGCCCCAGGAACGCGACGATGATGGCCGTGAACCCGTAGCCGGGCGATATGGACGGCCGCAATTGCCCGATCGCGCCGGAGACCTCGCTGATGCCGGCAAGGCCGGCCAGCCCACCCGAGATCAGGAAGGCGAAGATGATCATGCGTGTCCGCGAGAAGCCGGCAAAGCGCCCTGCCCGCGGGCTTTGCCCGATGACCTTGACCTCGAAGCCTTTCAGCGTCCGCGCCAGCATGAACCACAGCAGGATGGCCGCGATGATGGCGAAGGCGAAGCCCCAGTGGGCCCGGCCGGAGGCGGGCAACATCTCGGGCAGGATCGCGTAGGCATGGAAGTTGCGTGTTTCCGGAAAGTTGAAGCCTTCGGGATTGCGCCACGGTCCGCGCACCAGCCAGTCGAGGAAGAGCTGCGCCACATAGACCAGCATCAGGCTGGTCAATATCTCGTTCGTGCCGAAACGCGCTTTCAAGACGGCCGGAACGGCGCCATAGGCCGCCCCGCCGGCGATGCCCATGAGCAGCATGAGCGGCAGCACGATCCATGACTGGAAGGCGGGGAACAGGATCGGCAGGATCGAGCCCGCGATCGCTCCGACGATGAACTGGCCCTCGGCCCCGATATTCCAGTTGTTGGACAGATAGCAGATGGAGAGCCCGACGCCGATGAGGATCAGCGGCGCGGCCTTCACCGCCAGCTCGTGCAGAGACCACACTTCAAGCAGCGGATCGATGAAGAAGAAGTAGAGCGCCGAGAACGGGTTCTTGCCAAGCGCCAGGAACATGATCGCGCCCGCGATCAGCGTAAGGCCCAGCGCCAGGAAGGGCGACAGCGCGGAGAAGAGCGGCGATTGCTGCGGCCGCTTGACGAGTTCCAGCCGCATCAGGCCATCTCCTCCGTCCGCGCCTGCGGGTCGCCCGCATGAGCGCCGCCCATCAGCAGCCCGACCTTCTCATAGGTGGCCTCGGCTATCGGCAGCGGCGCCGACAATCTGCCCTTGTGCATGACGGCGATGGCGTCGCAGATTTCGAAGAGTTCATCGAGGTCCTGGCTGATGACGAGCACCGCCGCTCCTTCCCTGGTAAGATCGATCAGCGCCTGACGGATGCGCGCGGCGGCCCCCGCGTCCACGCCCCAGGTCGGCTGGTCGACCACCATCACGCCCGGCCGGCGGTCGAGTTCGCGGCCGATGACGAATTTCTGCAGATTGCCGCCCGAAAGCGCGGTGGCCTCCGGATCCTCGGTGCTTTTACGGACGTCCATCGCATCGACGATGCGCTTGGCGGCCCTGGCTATCGCG
This window harbors:
- a CDS encoding ABC transporter permease, with protein sequence MRLELVKRPQQSPLFSALSPFLALGLTLIAGAIMFLALGKNPFSALYFFFIDPLLEVWSLHELAVKAAPLILIGVGLSICYLSNNWNIGAEGQFIVGAIAGSILPILFPAFQSWIVLPLMLLMGIAGGAAYGAVPAVLKARFGTNEILTSLMLVYVAQLFLDWLVRGPWRNPEGFNFPETRNFHAYAILPEMLPASGRAHWGFAFAIIAAILLWFMLARTLKGFEVKVIGQSPRAGRFAGFSRTRMIIFAFLISGGLAGLAGISEVSGAIGQLRPSISPGYGFTAIIVAFLGRLNPLGIVAAGLVLALSYLGGEAAQISIGVTDKVARAFQGMLLFFVLACDTLIHYRIRLVKPAPAPAAAPAGERVEKHA